A section of the Candidatus Methylomirabilota bacterium genome encodes:
- a CDS encoding FGGY family carbohydrate kinase has translation MWILALDVGTSSIRAIGYDALGRPLPGADARVSCEPTATPDGGSHLDPEELVAATASAIDRCVASPAGPPAAVGASVFCHSLLALNAEGRPLTGVMTWTDTRSAGAAKALRARLDGPAVHARTGAPLHSTFFPAKLTWLREAKPDVFARAATWCGFAEYLLLRLTGRLRASGALAGAATRRRRWLASRSPQPRRRSSAPWSKPSHIASRRSTTGSRRWRRRTTRSSPRAARSGTPASSHRSWPTRWGCPLRCARAQRLRAAARRSWPWVRSAARAPSPEPSGSQVRPDPRRRDTHAAARARQGRLYESVVGPRVS, from the coding sequence ATGTGGATCCTCGCGCTGGATGTCGGCACGAGCTCGATCCGGGCCATCGGCTACGATGCCCTGGGACGGCCCCTGCCCGGCGCCGACGCGCGAGTCAGCTGCGAGCCCACCGCCACTCCCGACGGGGGCTCCCATCTGGATCCGGAGGAGCTCGTGGCCGCGACGGCCTCGGCCATCGACCGCTGCGTTGCCTCCCCGGCCGGCCCACCGGCGGCCGTGGGCGCCTCGGTCTTCTGCCACAGCCTGTTGGCGCTCAACGCCGAGGGCCGCCCGCTCACCGGCGTCATGACTTGGACGGACACGCGGAGCGCTGGGGCGGCCAAGGCGCTCCGGGCCCGCCTGGACGGACCGGCAGTGCACGCCCGCACCGGCGCGCCGCTGCACTCGACCTTCTTCCCGGCCAAGCTCACCTGGCTGCGCGAGGCCAAGCCCGACGTCTTCGCCCGCGCGGCCACGTGGTGCGGCTTCGCCGAATACCTGCTGCTGCGCCTCACCGGCCGCCTGCGCGCGAGCGGAGCCCTGGCTGGCGCGGCGACGCGCAGGCGGCGGTGGCTGGCATCTCGCTCGCCACAACCGCGCCGCAGATCCTCCGCGCCCTGGTCGAAGCCGTCGCATATCGCCTCGCGGCGGTCTACGACCGGCTCGCGCCGGTGGCGTCGCCGGACCACGCGGTCATCGCCTCGGGCGGCGCGTTCGGGCACTCCCGCGTCTTCGCACAGGTCCTGGCCGACGCGCTGGGGGTGCCCCTTGAGGTGCGCGAGGGCACAGAGGCTTCGAGCCGCGGCGCGGCGCTCCTGGCCCTGGGTGCGCTCGGCCGCCCGAGCGCCCTCGCCCGAGCCGTCGGGGTCTCAGGTGCGCCCCGACCCCCGCCGTCGCGACACCCACGCCGCCGCGCGAGCTCGCCAGGGTCGCCTGTACGAGAGCGTTGTGGGGCCCCGCGTATCTTGA
- a CDS encoding adenylate/guanylate cyclase domain-containing protein: MLALALWVGAWATLDAWRCVDQPYAGFSVMDNLLVGLGVERGGLEPFDFVRAMDGRLLASGSQIHDEVRRHPPGTKFHYLVNRRGSLVEADITSKVEPVRDFVRFVLEGLLPGLLFLGLGAAVLVLKPGAPDARVFLLFCLIWFVTAVLYRDAVSTYRFDAIFLTAWAFSPALYLHLAQSFPERRPWSLRHPRVIWFAYGVSALLAVLLQIRHAGVPPSEFVLIPTAAAVYWVSSLVLLIAALATTALRGSTPLGRQRARVLLAGFAVGQLAPVMGTALEAVTGMAVPHLNLLWKLNVLFPVAVAYAMVRYDLFDVRAVVRLGTIYGLVTGVVIAAYALAITLLNVVFTRLGMGASPLATAVVLALAVVLFLNPVYVRAQRVVDRVFFRQRLDVQRSIERLAGTMTTVLDLDRIAGLISRTVDEAFHPTRLTLALLDEGQGRYRVVVGSAGPMGAGGLIAAESSLALHLGKERQPLTRVQHEADPDMASCRNTCLAQMRALGAELVMPVLFGDRVTGLLALGEKRSGASYTTDDLRLLRVLVNQSAVALENARAYTALEAANRRLADTLRRVEILESIRASLSKFVPRRVQELIEQAPEAPELAKREMDVSVLFVDIAGYTRLSERHDPDRLNFVVERYFGAFLDEVLRNGGDVNETAGDGLMVIFQDEDPERHARNAAHAALGILRRTDEINGEAGAVDEPIRLHVGVNSGAAAVGATKIEGTAGTRWTYTASGAVTNVAARLAALGAGDSVFIGPETARRLSGWLDLEDLGERLLKNVEEPVRVFRLSAGLPTLAVSAGAV, from the coding sequence GTGCTGGCGCTGGCCCTCTGGGTCGGCGCCTGGGCGACGCTCGACGCTTGGCGCTGCGTCGATCAGCCCTACGCGGGTTTCTCGGTGATGGACAACCTCCTGGTGGGGCTCGGGGTCGAGCGCGGCGGGCTCGAGCCGTTCGACTTCGTGCGCGCCATGGACGGCCGCCTCCTCGCCTCCGGCAGCCAGATCCACGACGAGGTCCGCCGCCACCCGCCGGGCACGAAGTTCCACTACCTCGTCAACCGTCGCGGTAGCCTGGTCGAGGCGGACATCACGAGCAAGGTCGAGCCCGTCCGCGACTTCGTGCGGTTCGTGCTCGAGGGGCTGCTGCCGGGGCTGCTCTTCCTGGGGCTGGGCGCCGCCGTCCTCGTCCTCAAGCCCGGCGCCCCGGACGCGCGGGTCTTCCTGCTCTTCTGTCTCATCTGGTTCGTGACGGCCGTCCTCTACCGCGACGCCGTCAGCACGTACCGCTTCGACGCCATCTTCCTCACCGCCTGGGCGTTCTCGCCCGCGCTCTACCTGCACCTGGCGCAGAGCTTTCCCGAGCGGCGCCCGTGGTCACTGCGCCACCCGCGCGTCATCTGGTTCGCCTACGGCGTCTCGGCGCTCCTGGCCGTTCTCCTCCAGATCCGCCACGCCGGCGTCCCGCCGAGCGAGTTCGTGCTGATCCCGACCGCGGCCGCAGTGTACTGGGTCTCGTCCCTCGTCCTCCTGATCGCGGCGCTCGCGACGACGGCGCTGCGTGGCTCGACCCCGCTTGGCCGCCAGCGCGCCCGGGTGTTGCTCGCGGGGTTCGCCGTGGGCCAGCTCGCTCCCGTGATGGGCACGGCCCTCGAGGCCGTGACGGGCATGGCGGTGCCGCACCTCAACCTGCTCTGGAAGCTCAACGTCCTCTTCCCGGTGGCCGTGGCATACGCCATGGTGCGCTACGACCTCTTCGACGTGCGAGCCGTCGTCCGCCTCGGCACCATCTACGGGCTCGTCACCGGTGTCGTGATCGCGGCCTACGCCTTGGCCATCACGCTGCTCAACGTGGTCTTCACCCGGCTCGGGATGGGCGCGAGCCCGCTCGCCACGGCCGTGGTGCTGGCGCTCGCCGTCGTGCTGTTCCTCAACCCCGTCTACGTCCGCGCCCAGCGTGTGGTGGACCGGGTCTTCTTCCGCCAGCGCCTCGACGTCCAGCGCTCCATCGAGCGGCTCGCCGGCACCATGACGACGGTCCTCGACCTCGACCGCATCGCGGGCCTCATCAGCCGGACGGTGGACGAGGCCTTCCATCCGACGCGGCTGACGCTCGCGCTGCTCGACGAGGGGCAGGGGCGCTACCGTGTCGTCGTCGGCAGCGCCGGGCCCATGGGCGCGGGCGGTCTCATCGCCGCCGAGTCGTCGCTGGCTCTGCACCTGGGCAAGGAGCGCCAACCGCTCACACGGGTTCAGCACGAAGCCGACCCGGACATGGCCTCTTGCCGGAACACCTGCCTCGCTCAGATGCGTGCCCTCGGCGCCGAGCTGGTAATGCCGGTGCTCTTCGGCGATCGCGTCACTGGTCTTCTCGCCCTCGGCGAGAAACGCTCGGGCGCCTCCTATACGACGGACGACCTGCGCCTGCTGCGCGTCCTCGTCAACCAGAGCGCCGTCGCGCTCGAGAACGCCCGGGCTTACACGGCGCTCGAGGCCGCCAACCGGCGGCTCGCCGACACACTCCGCCGCGTCGAAATCCTCGAGTCCATCCGGGCGAGTCTGTCCAAGTTCGTGCCGCGCCGGGTCCAGGAGTTGATCGAGCAGGCGCCGGAGGCGCCGGAGCTCGCCAAGCGCGAGATGGACGTGTCGGTCCTGTTCGTGGACATCGCCGGCTACACGCGGCTGTCGGAGCGCCACGACCCCGATCGCCTCAACTTCGTCGTCGAGCGCTACTTCGGCGCCTTCCTCGACGAGGTCCTGCGCAACGGCGGCGACGTGAACGAGACCGCGGGTGACGGGCTCATGGTGATCTTCCAGGACGAAGACCCGGAGCGCCACGCGCGCAACGCCGCCCATGCGGCGCTCGGTATCTTGCGCCGGACGGACGAGATCAACGGCGAGGCGGGCGCCGTCGACGAGCCGATCCGCCTCCACGTGGGCGTGAACTCCGGCGCGGCCGCCGTGGGCGCCACCAAGATCGAGGGCACAGCCGGCACCCGCTGGACCTACACGGCCTCGGGCGCCGTGACCAACGTCGCCGCCCGGCTTGCGGCGCTCGGGGCGGGCGACTCCGTTTTCATCGGGCCGGAGACCGCCCGGCGGCTCTCCGGCTGGCTCGACCTCGAGGACCTGGGCGAGCGGTTGCTCAAGAACGTCGAAGAGCCGGTGCGCGTCTTCCGTCTCTCGGCGGGGCTGCCGACTTTGGCGGTCTCAGCTGGGGCGGTCTGA
- the mmsB gene encoding 3-hydroxyisobutyrate dehydrogenase: protein MPHDTAARQTRTKPSSIAPVVYGSGRHRTAVHTRRSHMTRIGFIGVGTMGLPMATNLVKKGFAVTAYDLNPEAVKAAASAGMTAAASAAEAVAGADLVITMLPSSPHVEAAYGDDGGVINAARKGTLCVDMSTIDPAASRRVAAAAGERGIRFIDAPVSGGTPRATDGTLAIMVGGSPEDFKAALPALQAMGANVIHVGPVGSGEVAKLCNNLIAGVAAVAVSEAFRIAEGFGVDLKVVTEVISKSSGNTWLMEQMHPVPGIVARAASTNGYAPGFMTDLMCKDVGLAVDAARNLRIPLFVAPAAQQVYRLASSHGLGRKDFTSVFTFLKPSSDQAPV from the coding sequence GTGCCCCACGACACCGCGGCCAGGCAGACGAGGACGAAACCGAGCAGCATTGCGCCGGTAGTATACGGGAGCGGCAGGCATCGAACTGCGGTCCACACCAGGAGATCTCACATGACCCGCATCGGCTTCATCGGCGTCGGCACCATGGGACTGCCCATGGCCACGAACCTCGTCAAGAAGGGCTTCGCGGTCACGGCCTACGACCTCAACCCCGAGGCCGTCAAGGCGGCGGCCTCCGCGGGCATGACGGCCGCCGCCTCGGCGGCGGAGGCCGTCGCCGGCGCCGACCTCGTGATCACGATGCTGCCCTCCTCGCCCCACGTCGAGGCCGCCTACGGGGACGACGGCGGCGTCATCAACGCGGCGCGCAAGGGCACGCTCTGCGTGGACATGTCCACGATCGACCCGGCTGCCTCGCGCCGCGTCGCCGCTGCGGCGGGCGAGCGCGGCATCCGCTTCATCGACGCGCCGGTCTCCGGCGGCACGCCGCGCGCCACGGACGGCACGCTTGCCATCATGGTGGGCGGCTCGCCGGAGGATTTCAAGGCGGCGCTGCCGGCGCTGCAGGCCATGGGCGCCAACGTGATCCACGTCGGCCCCGTCGGCAGCGGCGAGGTCGCCAAGCTCTGCAACAACCTTATCGCCGGCGTGGCTGCCGTGGCGGTGAGCGAGGCCTTTCGCATCGCCGAGGGCTTCGGCGTGGACTTGAAGGTTGTGACCGAGGTCATCTCGAAGTCATCGGGCAACACGTGGCTGATGGAGCAGATGCATCCGGTGCCGGGCATCGTGGCGCGCGCCGCTTCGACCAACGGCTACGCGCCCGGCTTCATGACCGACCTCATGTGCAAGGACGTCGGGCTCGCGGTGGACGCGGCGCGCAACCTGCGCATCCCGCTCTTCGTGGCTCCCGCGGCCCAGCAGGTCTACCGCCTGGCATCCTCTCACGGCCTCGGCCGCAAGGATTTCACCAGCGTCTTCACCTTCCTCAAGCCGTCGTCCGACCAGGCGCCGGTGTAG
- a CDS encoding EamA family transporter — protein MLLGFVLVCLAAVSWGTTGSVMALLAREGTPSPLLVGWARMAGAAPCLLLAIALVPPGTTARGEWQPRDWAKAALLGAAMAAYQVCYFWAVPRTGVALTALLAICSAPLMIAAGAALTLKERPSPATLAALLLSIAGTAMVLAGPRADGAAASGFTAGGFTAGTFAAGAFAALGAGLSYAVYAVIAKGLLARIAPLPLAALTFTLAALLLTPVLVLERGAPAQLAAGWPLLLYLGVVPTAAAYVVFGAGLRRVTVTTAGIATLLEPLTAAALGVLLFGERLGAVGWAGAALLLGALGLLAWAGSDSPSSDRPS, from the coding sequence ATGCTGCTCGGTTTCGTCCTCGTCTGCCTGGCCGCGGTGTCGTGGGGCACCACGGGCTCCGTGATGGCCCTGCTGGCAAGGGAGGGGACACCGAGCCCGCTCCTGGTCGGCTGGGCCCGCATGGCCGGCGCCGCGCCCTGCCTTCTCCTCGCAATCGCGCTCGTACCGCCCGGGACTACCGCGCGCGGCGAATGGCAGCCGCGCGATTGGGCGAAGGCCGCGCTCCTCGGCGCCGCCATGGCCGCGTATCAAGTGTGCTACTTCTGGGCCGTGCCGCGCACGGGCGTGGCGCTGACGGCGCTGCTCGCCATCTGCTCAGCACCGCTCATGATCGCGGCCGGCGCGGCGCTCACCCTGAAGGAGCGCCCGAGCCCGGCCACGCTCGCGGCGCTGCTGCTGTCCATCGCGGGCACCGCCATGGTCCTGGCCGGCCCGCGCGCGGACGGCGCCGCGGCTTCCGGGTTCACCGCGGGCGGGTTCACCGCGGGCACCTTCGCTGCGGGTGCGTTCGCCGCGCTCGGCGCCGGGTTATCTTACGCCGTGTACGCGGTGATCGCCAAGGGGCTTCTCGCCCGCATCGCGCCACTGCCGCTCGCCGCGCTGACATTCACGCTGGCCGCCCTCCTGCTGACTCCCGTGCTCGTGCTGGAGCGCGGCGCGCCGGCGCAGCTTGCCGCGGGCTGGCCGCTGCTCCTGTACCTGGGCGTCGTCCCGACGGCCGCGGCCTACGTGGTCTTCGGCGCGGGGCTCCGCCGCGTGACGGTCACGACCGCGGGCATCGCAACCCTGCTGGAGCCGTTGACCGCGGCGGCGCTCGGTGTCCTGCTCTTCGGCGAGCGCCTGGGCGCCGTCGGGTGGGCCGGCGCCGCGCTGCTGCTCGGGGCGCTCGGGCTCCTCGCGTGGGCGGGCTCAGACAGCCCCAGCTCAGACCGCCCCAGCTGA